The Alteriqipengyuania halimionae genome contains a region encoding:
- a CDS encoding aminopeptidase P family protein produces MLMQTHEARLSALREELKRRGLDGFVVPISDEHMSEYVGEYAQRLAWLTGFGGSAGSAVVMQDRAAMFTDGRYTVQVREQVDGNLFDYEDVPATSPAKWIAEHAEKGARIGYDSWLHGVEWAEAAEKLFAKKGIELVAVDGNPIDAVWADRPQPSLAPAVPHDDAYAGRSSSDKRSEVADWLKSEGYDATVVTALDSVAWLLNMRGADISNTPVALSYVLAHADGTAELFIAPDKVTPELTQHLGNAVHVRDRADFQPALAKLKGKTVAVDPNHAVAGIFHALDAGGAKVVRDADPAVLPKAIKTPAEQQGHRDAQARDGAAVSRFLRWISIEAPKGNVDELTAVAKLREFREATGELKDGSFDTISAAAGHAALPHYKVDEDSNIPIPPSSIFLCDSGGQYLDGTTDITRTVWVGPGEPTAEMVDRNTRVLKGHIELALATFPNRTSGGALDVLARMHLWQAGVDYGHGTGHGVGSYLSVHEGPQRISKPGGAFPGTETELREGMILSNEPGYYKPGEYGIRIENLILVKDAGIEGAEGKYLGFETLTFVPLDRTLVNKDLLTDREIAWWNDYHAEVRAIVAPQLDGDDLAWLEEQCRPL; encoded by the coding sequence ATGCTGATGCAAACCCACGAAGCCCGTCTCTCCGCCCTGCGCGAGGAATTGAAGCGACGGGGGCTCGATGGGTTTGTGGTGCCGATTTCGGACGAGCATATGAGCGAATATGTCGGCGAATACGCCCAGCGCCTCGCCTGGCTGACCGGCTTCGGCGGCAGCGCCGGGTCGGCCGTCGTGATGCAGGATCGCGCGGCGATGTTCACCGATGGCCGTTACACCGTGCAGGTGCGCGAGCAGGTCGACGGCAATCTGTTCGATTATGAAGACGTCCCGGCGACCTCGCCGGCCAAGTGGATCGCCGAGCATGCCGAAAAGGGCGCACGGATCGGATACGATTCGTGGCTCCACGGGGTCGAATGGGCCGAAGCGGCGGAAAAGCTGTTCGCCAAGAAGGGCATCGAACTGGTCGCGGTCGACGGCAATCCGATCGACGCGGTGTGGGCCGATCGCCCGCAACCCTCGCTCGCCCCCGCCGTCCCGCATGACGATGCCTATGCCGGGCGCTCGAGCTCGGACAAGCGCTCCGAAGTCGCCGACTGGCTCAAGTCCGAAGGCTACGACGCCACCGTCGTCACCGCACTCGATTCGGTTGCCTGGCTGCTCAACATGCGCGGGGCCGACATTTCGAACACCCCGGTCGCGCTTTCCTACGTGCTCGCCCATGCCGATGGCACGGCGGAACTTTTCATCGCGCCCGACAAGGTCACGCCCGAGCTGACCCAGCATCTAGGCAATGCCGTACATGTACGCGATCGCGCGGATTTCCAGCCCGCGCTGGCAAAACTGAAGGGCAAGACCGTGGCGGTCGATCCGAACCACGCGGTGGCCGGGATTTTCCACGCGCTCGACGCGGGCGGCGCGAAGGTCGTGCGCGATGCCGATCCGGCCGTCCTGCCCAAGGCGATCAAGACGCCTGCCGAACAGCAGGGCCATCGCGACGCCCAGGCACGCGACGGCGCGGCGGTCTCGCGATTCCTGCGCTGGATCTCGATCGAAGCGCCCAAGGGCAATGTCGACGAGCTGACCGCCGTCGCCAAACTACGGGAGTTCCGCGAGGCGACCGGCGAATTGAAGGATGGCAGCTTCGACACGATCAGCGCCGCCGCCGGCCATGCCGCGCTGCCGCATTACAAGGTCGATGAAGACAGCAATATCCCGATCCCGCCGTCGAGCATCTTCCTGTGCGATTCGGGCGGGCAGTATCTCGACGGGACGACCGACATCACCCGCACCGTCTGGGTCGGCCCGGGCGAGCCGACCGCCGAGATGGTGGATCGCAACACGCGCGTGCTGAAGGGCCATATCGAACTCGCGCTCGCGACCTTCCCCAATCGCACCAGCGGCGGCGCGCTCGATGTGCTGGCGCGGATGCATTTGTGGCAGGCGGGCGTCGATTACGGCCACGGTACCGGCCATGGTGTGGGCAGCTACCTCTCGGTGCACGAAGGCCCGCAGCGTATCTCCAAGCCCGGCGGCGCCTTCCCCGGGACCGAGACCGAATTGCGCGAAGGCATGATCCTCTCGAACGAGCCGGGCTATTACAAGCCGGGCGAATACGGCATCCGGATCGAAAACCTCATCCTCGTGAAGGACGCAGGGATCGAAGGGGCAGAGGGCAAGTATCTCGGTTTCGAAACGCTCACTTTCGTCCCGCTCGATCGGACGCTGGTGAACAAGGACCTGCTGACCGACCGCGAAATCGCCTGGTGGAACGACTATCATGCCGAAGTGCGCGCGATCGTCGCCCCGCAGCTCGACGGCGATGATCTCGCCTGGCTCGAGGAGCAGTGCCGCCCGCTGTAG
- a CDS encoding S9 family peptidase yields MAQADQTSKDTELTETPSAPPVAEKRDYEYSRHGITIADPYHWLKDQSYPKVDDEDVLDYLKAENAWFEANMAPHKELVDTLFEEMKGRIKEDDTSVPQKDGDFLYWTEFEQGKEYRQWYRRPVAGGDAELILDENELAEGKEYFRLGAFSVSQNGRYLAYSFDDNGSERFTARIKDLETGKLLPDTIPETLSSLVWVAGDKGLVYGKANANWRTDNARLHWIGQSAEDDIELYREEDDGFRVGAGLSAQDDWLVIATGDNETSEVRLVRADDPTGEQIMVKPREKGVEYDVDVRDGTLFVHTNDEHVNFRLATAALEAPGAWTTLIPGSDEFYLTDVALFKDFYVTEGRLAGLDQVQIRDYSDPSQIRPIAFPEASYDAGLSNNPEYDADRLRLAYESMVTPDSVYDYHLGDGSLELLKEQEIPSGYDKDLYRTERVEITARDGTKIPISIVMRKDRAEGPGPLHLYAYGAYGYAVPPGFSTTRLSLVDRGFAYAIAHIRGGDDLGRNWYLQGKLNERANTFNDFVDVAKGLADLGYTEKGKITASGGSAGGELMGVIVNTDPDLWGAVVAHVPFVDVLNTMLDESLPLTPGEWPEWGDPITSKQAFAYILSYSPYDQVVAQDYPPMLVTAGLNDPRVTYWEPAKWVAKLRDRKGDDNTLLLKTNMGAGHGGKSGRFQSIYEVAEEFAFILWQMGMTQNAAE; encoded by the coding sequence ATGGCGCAGGCCGACCAGACATCCAAGGATACCGAATTGACCGAGACCCCCAGCGCGCCTCCGGTGGCGGAAAAGCGCGATTACGAATATTCGCGCCACGGCATCACGATCGCCGATCCCTATCACTGGCTGAAGGACCAATCCTATCCGAAGGTCGATGACGAGGATGTGCTCGATTACCTGAAAGCGGAAAACGCCTGGTTCGAGGCCAATATGGCCCCGCACAAAGAGCTGGTCGACACGCTGTTCGAAGAGATGAAGGGGCGTATCAAGGAAGACGATACCTCGGTGCCGCAGAAGGACGGCGATTTCCTCTACTGGACCGAGTTCGAGCAGGGGAAGGAATACCGACAATGGTATCGCCGCCCCGTCGCCGGGGGTGACGCTGAGCTGATCCTCGACGAGAACGAGCTGGCCGAGGGCAAGGAATATTTCCGCCTCGGCGCGTTCAGCGTCAGCCAGAACGGGCGCTATCTCGCCTACAGTTTCGACGACAACGGCTCCGAACGCTTTACCGCGCGGATCAAGGATCTCGAAACCGGCAAATTGCTTCCCGACACGATCCCCGAAACGCTCTCCAGCCTCGTCTGGGTCGCGGGCGACAAGGGGCTCGTCTATGGCAAGGCCAATGCCAATTGGCGGACCGACAATGCCCGTCTCCACTGGATCGGCCAGAGCGCCGAGGACGATATCGAGCTCTACAGGGAGGAGGATGACGGCTTCCGCGTCGGCGCCGGGCTTTCCGCGCAGGACGACTGGCTGGTGATCGCGACGGGCGACAACGAGACGAGCGAAGTCCGCCTGGTGCGCGCCGACGATCCGACCGGCGAGCAGATCATGGTCAAGCCGCGCGAAAAGGGCGTTGAGTACGATGTCGATGTGCGCGACGGGACACTGTTCGTTCACACCAATGACGAGCACGTGAATTTCCGCCTCGCCACCGCTGCACTCGAGGCGCCGGGCGCATGGACCACGCTGATCCCCGGATCGGACGAGTTTTATCTTACCGACGTCGCGCTGTTCAAGGATTTCTACGTCACCGAAGGCCGCCTGGCCGGCCTCGATCAGGTGCAGATCCGCGACTATTCCGACCCTTCGCAAATCCGCCCCATCGCCTTCCCCGAGGCGAGCTACGATGCGGGCCTGTCGAACAATCCCGAATACGATGCCGACCGGTTGCGACTGGCCTATGAAAGCATGGTCACGCCCGACAGCGTCTATGATTATCACCTCGGCGACGGGTCGCTCGAACTGCTGAAAGAACAGGAAATCCCGAGCGGCTACGACAAGGATCTCTACCGCACCGAGCGGGTGGAGATCACCGCGCGCGACGGCACGAAAATCCCCATCAGCATCGTGATGCGCAAGGATCGCGCCGAAGGCCCCGGCCCGCTCCACCTCTATGCCTATGGCGCATACGGCTATGCGGTGCCGCCGGGCTTCTCGACCACGCGCCTCAGCCTCGTCGATCGCGGCTTCGCCTATGCCATCGCGCATATCCGCGGCGGCGACGATCTGGGCCGCAACTGGTATCTCCAGGGCAAGCTCAACGAGCGCGCCAACACGTTCAACGATTTCGTCGACGTCGCGAAAGGCCTCGCCGATCTCGGCTATACCGAGAAGGGCAAGATCACCGCGAGCGGCGGTTCGGCAGGTGGCGAACTGATGGGCGTGATCGTCAATACCGATCCCGATCTGTGGGGCGCGGTGGTGGCGCATGTGCCGTTCGTCGACGTGCTCAACACCATGCTCGATGAATCGCTGCCGCTGACGCCGGGCGAATGGCCCGAATGGGGCGACCCGATCACCAGCAAGCAGGCCTTCGCCTATATCCTCAGCTACAGCCCATACGATCAGGTGGTGGCGCAGGATTACCCGCCCATGCTGGTCACCGCCGGGCTCAACGACCCGCGCGTCACCTATTGGGAGCCGGCCAAATGGGTTGCCAAGCTGCGCGACCGTAAAGGCGACGACAACACGCTGCTGCTCAAGACCAATATGGGTGCGGGCCATGGCGGCAAATCCGGACGTTTTCAGTCGATCTACGAGGTGGCGGAAGAATTCGCCTTCATCCTGTGGCAGATGGGCATGACCCAGAACGCAGCGGAGTAA
- a CDS encoding DUF2939 domain-containing protein, giving the protein MKKIVALILALAVLVGGWWYASPLMALDGLRDAAQTGNAAELEERVDFARLRESIKGQLRTALAEATSSEDGALGAVAGAALGLGVGDRIVDGMVTPEWVTDAVSKGTKARQAIEPAPGSQADQQSDNLGPRSARASDAMSYDIRRTGFSSFQVATANADGAAGPTLLFERDGLGWDLVGIEMKPSELIPRI; this is encoded by the coding sequence ATGAAGAAAATCGTCGCCCTGATCCTGGCGCTTGCCGTGCTTGTCGGCGGGTGGTGGTACGCCTCCCCGCTGATGGCGCTCGATGGACTGCGCGATGCCGCGCAAACGGGTAATGCGGCGGAACTCGAGGAGCGGGTCGATTTCGCCCGCTTGCGTGAATCGATCAAAGGCCAGCTGCGCACCGCGCTTGCCGAAGCGACATCGTCCGAAGACGGCGCGTTGGGCGCGGTTGCAGGAGCGGCGCTTGGCCTTGGCGTCGGCGACCGGATCGTCGATGGCATGGTAACGCCGGAATGGGTCACGGACGCCGTGTCCAAGGGCACGAAAGCCCGTCAGGCGATCGAACCCGCTCCCGGCTCGCAAGCGGACCAGCAATCGGACAATTTGGGACCGCGCTCCGCCAGAGCGAGTGACGCGATGTCCTACGATATCCGTCGCACTGGCTTTTCGAGCTTCCAGGTCGCCACGGCGAATGCCGACGGTGCCGCCGGGCCGACCCTGCTGTTCGAGCGCGATGGGCTGGGCTGGGACCTGGTCGGCATCGAGATGAAGCCGTCCGAACTGATCCCGCGTATCTGA
- a CDS encoding acyl-CoA thioesterase — protein MADNRFTLAFTAAPEHIDELGHVNNAVWVRWIQDVATSHWDKVARPEDRAAYVWMVTRHEIDYRGNVSEGETVTAETFIPAPPKGARFDRRVDFRNAEGKVVVSANTTWAMIDKASGRPQRVRLDIAAPFEPFGEPTD, from the coding sequence ATGGCGGACAACCGCTTCACCCTGGCCTTTACCGCCGCGCCCGAGCACATCGACGAGCTCGGCCACGTCAATAATGCCGTCTGGGTGCGCTGGATCCAGGACGTCGCGACCAGCCATTGGGACAAGGTCGCGCGGCCAGAGGATCGCGCCGCCTATGTCTGGATGGTGACGCGACACGAGATCGATTATCGCGGCAATGTGTCCGAAGGCGAGACCGTGACCGCCGAGACCTTTATCCCTGCGCCGCCCAAGGGTGCGCGGTTCGATCGCCGGGTCGATTTCCGCAATGCCGAAGGCAAGGTGGTGGTCAGCGCCAACACGACTTGGGCGATGATCGACAAGGCCAGCGGCCGCCCGCAGCGCGTTCGTCTCGACATAGCCGCGCCCTTCGAACCGTTCGGCGAACCGACCGACTGA
- a CDS encoding radical SAM protein — protein MWTYHPDLLATPVPRYTSFPTAAEFGDLWPGDHRKALQSVKGDVSLYLHIPFCEKICFYCGCNTGAAGKRGRLESYLTALHCEIATVSALLPEGTRVRRVSFGGGSPNAIAPDEFLALVHALEQNFELEDPTYSIELDPRTMTREFAAAIETAGVERASLGVQTFAEHCQRRIGRIQSEDTIVQATDWLRSAGVTSLNFDLMYGLPGQSRDDLLDSLTRTRVLGADRVALFGYAHVPHIVPRQRAIDTSDMPGAEERFAMAKLGFGYMVTHGYTPVGFDHFAKPGGDPLAHAAFDGTLRRNFQGFTDDGAPNLIGLGSSAISSFPNLLVQNEKNSGKYRMRAGAGLLVPERGVMRSHDDRERGAIIEALLCHSRATVPHRLLAEVQDRLAVFVERGFATLEGERLAIETEGLPYARTIAALFDPYRAESQRRFSSAV, from the coding sequence ATGTGGACTTATCACCCCGACCTGCTCGCCACGCCTGTGCCGCGTTACACCAGCTTCCCCACCGCCGCCGAATTCGGCGATCTGTGGCCGGGCGACCATCGCAAGGCGCTGCAAAGCGTCAAAGGCGATGTCTCGCTCTATCTGCATATCCCGTTTTGCGAGAAGATCTGCTTCTATTGCGGGTGCAACACCGGCGCGGCCGGAAAGCGCGGCCGGCTCGAATCCTATCTGACCGCGCTTCACTGCGAGATCGCCACGGTTTCGGCGCTGCTTCCGGAAGGCACCAGGGTGCGCCGCGTCTCGTTCGGCGGGGGTAGCCCCAATGCGATCGCGCCGGATGAATTCCTCGCGCTGGTGCATGCGCTGGAGCAGAATTTCGAGCTTGAGGATCCGACCTATTCGATCGAGCTCGATCCGCGCACGATGACGCGCGAATTCGCCGCCGCGATCGAAACCGCCGGCGTCGAGCGCGCCAGCCTCGGGGTCCAGACCTTCGCCGAACACTGCCAGCGCCGAATCGGACGGATTCAGTCGGAAGACACCATCGTTCAAGCGACTGATTGGCTACGCTCCGCAGGCGTCACCTCGCTCAATTTCGATCTGATGTACGGGCTGCCGGGCCAGTCGCGCGACGATCTGCTCGACAGCCTGACCCGCACCCGCGTGCTCGGCGCCGACCGTGTCGCGCTGTTCGGCTATGCCCATGTGCCGCATATCGTCCCGCGACAGCGCGCGATCGACACCTCCGACATGCCCGGCGCCGAAGAACGCTTCGCCATGGCCAAGCTCGGCTTCGGTTACATGGTCACGCATGGCTACACGCCGGTCGGGTTCGATCACTTCGCCAAGCCGGGAGGCGATCCGCTCGCCCATGCCGCCTTCGACGGGACTTTGCGGCGCAATTTCCAGGGCTTCACCGACGATGGTGCGCCCAATCTGATCGGACTGGGCTCGTCGGCGATCAGCTCTTTCCCCAACCTGCTGGTGCAGAATGAGAAGAACAGCGGGAAGTACCGTATGCGCGCCGGCGCCGGTTTGCTGGTGCCCGAACGCGGCGTGATGCGCAGTCACGACGACCGCGAGCGCGGCGCGATCATCGAGGCTCTGCTGTGCCATAGCCGGGCGACGGTGCCCCATCGCCTGCTGGCGGAAGTGCAGGACCGGCTTGCGGTGTTCGTCGAGCGCGGATTCGCGACGCTGGAAGGCGAGCGGCTTGCGATCGAGACCGAAGGCCTGCCCTATGCGCGCACCATCGCAGCGCTGTTCGATCCATACCGCGCCGAATCGCAGCGTCGCTTCAGCTCGGCGGTATGA
- the ccoS gene encoding cbb3-type cytochrome oxidase assembly protein CcoS, with protein MSVLAYLIPVALGMGLLGLAMFFWAMRDGQFEDLDGAANRILIDDEEDEQ; from the coding sequence ATGAGCGTGCTGGCCTATCTGATCCCGGTCGCGCTCGGCATGGGCCTGCTTGGGCTGGCGATGTTCTTCTGGGCGATGCGCGACGGCCAGTTCGAGGACCTCGATGGCGCGGCGAACCGCATCCTGATCGATGACGAGGAGGACGAGCAATGA
- a CDS encoding heavy metal translocating P-type ATPase codes for MNAPAAIDTAKGSALVDTRLTVPGMRCAGCIAKIERGLAEVDGIEAARVNFSAKRVAVRHLSRVDEDRLVEELRHLGFESQALSDNPLGQDDREARLLLRALAVAGFGMMNIMLLSVAVWSGAGGVTRDLFHWLSAIIALPVIAYAGRPFFASAAMALRYRRTNMDVPISIGVLLATGLSLYEAVTGGEHAYFDSAVMLLFFLLAGRALDSAMRSRTRAGIGALLGRMGRNAGIVQDDGSIIRMAAEDLQPGMVMLVAAGEALAADGVIEDGSGSIDNAMLTGESTPEQVSVGAQVHAGAINLLDPIRVRITATGSDTALAEIARLMDEAGQSRSRYVRIADRASRLYAPAVHSLAALAFVGWMIAGAGWHQSLVIAIAVLIITCPCAMGLAVPAAQVVASGALIRKGLLVKDGSALERLAEVDRVVFDKTGTLTLGEMRADIAPLDARQRSVALALSQSSRHPLSIGLAKSLTDAGVAPADVTDIAETGGIGVTGQFEGHPVALQKPAEQTGGPQVALVIDGRAATIAFADRIRPDARAAVERLERAGLSASILSGDGQAAVTSVARDLGISGAGEIAPSGKLAALEVMKAEGHFPLMIGDGLNDGPALAAAHASIAPGTASDASQQAADAVFIGERLMPVAIAVAVARRTMQVVRQNFGFAVVYNVCAVPLALAGLVTPLVAAIAMSLSSLVVVGNSLRLARAAKDFA; via the coding sequence ATGAACGCGCCCGCCGCCATCGATACAGCCAAAGGCTCCGCGCTGGTCGACACAAGGCTGACCGTGCCGGGCATGCGTTGCGCAGGCTGCATCGCCAAGATCGAGCGCGGCCTGGCCGAGGTCGACGGTATCGAAGCGGCGCGGGTCAATTTCTCGGCCAAGAGGGTCGCGGTACGGCATCTTTCCCGGGTCGATGAAGATCGGCTGGTGGAGGAACTGCGCCACCTCGGGTTCGAATCGCAAGCCCTGTCGGACAATCCGCTGGGGCAGGACGATCGCGAGGCGCGCCTGCTGCTGCGCGCGCTGGCGGTGGCCGGGTTCGGCATGATGAACATCATGCTGCTGTCGGTGGCCGTGTGGTCGGGCGCAGGCGGCGTGACCCGCGACCTGTTCCACTGGCTGTCTGCGATCATCGCGCTGCCGGTAATCGCCTATGCCGGGCGCCCGTTCTTCGCCTCCGCCGCGATGGCGCTGCGTTACCGCCGCACCAATATGGATGTGCCGATCTCGATCGGCGTGCTGCTGGCGACCGGGTTGAGCCTCTACGAAGCCGTCACCGGCGGAGAGCATGCCTATTTCGACAGCGCCGTGATGCTGCTGTTCTTCCTGCTGGCAGGGCGCGCGCTCGATTCGGCGATGCGTTCGCGCACACGCGCAGGGATCGGCGCGCTGCTGGGTCGGATGGGCCGCAATGCCGGGATCGTGCAGGATGACGGATCGATCATCCGCATGGCGGCCGAGGATTTGCAGCCGGGCATGGTCATGCTCGTCGCCGCCGGAGAAGCGCTCGCCGCCGACGGCGTGATCGAAGACGGCAGCGGATCGATCGACAATGCCATGCTGACCGGCGAAAGCACCCCCGAACAGGTGTCTGTCGGCGCGCAGGTGCATGCCGGGGCGATCAATTTGCTCGATCCGATCCGCGTCCGCATCACCGCCACCGGCAGCGATACCGCCCTTGCCGAGATAGCACGGTTGATGGACGAAGCGGGCCAGTCGCGCAGCCGCTATGTGCGGATCGCCGATCGGGCTTCGCGCCTCTACGCGCCTGCCGTGCATTCGCTCGCCGCGCTGGCGTTCGTCGGGTGGATGATCGCGGGAGCGGGGTGGCACCAGTCGCTGGTGATCGCGATTGCGGTGCTGATCATCACCTGCCCCTGCGCGATGGGGCTGGCCGTGCCCGCCGCACAAGTGGTCGCTTCGGGCGCCCTCATCCGCAAGGGCTTGCTGGTGAAGGATGGCAGCGCGCTCGAACGCCTGGCCGAAGTCGATCGCGTGGTGTTCGACAAGACCGGAACGCTGACATTGGGCGAGATGCGCGCCGACATCGCTCCGCTCGATGCGCGTCAGCGCTCCGTTGCGCTCGCGCTTTCCCAGTCTAGCCGGCATCCCTTGAGCATCGGGCTGGCGAAATCGCTCACCGATGCAGGCGTTGCCCCGGCCGACGTGACCGACATCGCCGAAACCGGTGGCATCGGCGTCACAGGCCAGTTCGAAGGCCACCCGGTCGCACTGCAAAAGCCAGCCGAACAGACCGGCGGTCCCCAGGTCGCCCTAGTGATCGACGGGCGCGCTGCCACCATCGCCTTCGCCGACCGCATCCGTCCCGATGCGCGCGCAGCCGTCGAACGGCTCGAGCGCGCCGGGCTTTCGGCTTCGATCCTGTCGGGCGATGGTCAGGCGGCGGTGACTTCCGTTGCCCGTGATCTGGGCATTTCCGGAGCGGGCGAGATCGCACCGTCGGGCAAACTCGCCGCGCTCGAAGTGATGAAGGCCGAAGGGCATTTCCCACTGATGATCGGCGACGGGCTCAACGATGGACCCGCGCTGGCCGCCGCGCACGCCTCGATCGCGCCGGGCACTGCCAGCGATGCGAGCCAGCAGGCCGCCGATGCCGTGTTCATCGGGGAGCGCCTGATGCCGGTCGCGATCGCGGTCGCGGTGGCGCGCCGCACGATGCAGGTCGTGCGCCAGAATTTCGGCTTCGCGGTGGTCTACAATGTCTGCGCCGTCCCGCTTGCGCTGGCGGGGCTGGTGACGCCCCTGGTCGCCGCGATAGCCATGTCGCTGAGCTCGCTGGTCGTGGTCGGCAACTCGCTGCGCCTCGCCCGCGCCGCAAAGGATTTCGCATGA
- a CDS encoding FixH family protein, whose protein sequence is MRREFTGRHMLAILVGGFGIVIAVNFYMASQAVSGFSGVVVENSYVASQKFNTWLDESQAQEDLGWSLELDRENDGRLAGLAEGVPAGARVTATLRRPLGAHETRDLVFASQGDGRYISETAIPDGRWIARVSIASGDDAWVDEQRIE, encoded by the coding sequence ATGAGACGCGAATTCACCGGACGGCACATGCTCGCGATTCTCGTGGGCGGGTTCGGCATCGTCATCGCCGTGAACTTCTACATGGCGAGCCAGGCGGTCAGCGGCTTCAGCGGTGTGGTGGTCGAGAACTCCTATGTCGCGAGCCAGAAGTTCAACACCTGGCTCGACGAATCGCAGGCACAGGAGGACCTCGGCTGGTCGCTCGAACTCGATCGCGAGAATGACGGCCGACTGGCGGGCCTCGCCGAGGGCGTGCCGGCCGGTGCCAGGGTCACGGCTACGTTGCGCCGCCCGCTGGGCGCGCATGAAACACGCGATCTCGTTTTCGCCAGCCAGGGCGATGGTCGCTACATTTCCGAAACCGCGATTCCCGACGGGCGCTGGATCGCGCGCGTGTCCATTGCATCGGGCGACGATGCCTGGGTGGACGAGCAGCGGATCGAATGA
- the ccoG gene encoding cytochrome c oxidase accessory protein CcoG, with translation MSNPDTPDGTNKPARGHDDDDAVVVADGIAKTNEPVSSAVAEPGAATRRHEPHEPPRQHLPEKLYEARQKVHNKRIDGPFRRFKWLMMVITLGIYYVTPWIRWDRGPYAPDQAVLVDLAHRRFYMFGIEIWPQEFYFVAGLLIMAGIGLFLVTSAVGRAWCGYACPQTVWTDLFQHVDRFIDGDRNARMRLDAAPWTWGKVFRRGFKWAIYALIGLVTGGAWILYFADAPTLLRDFFAGEAAPVAYITVAILTLTTVTLGGFMREQVCIYMCPWPRIQSAMLDEKSLIVTYKDWRGEPRGSLKKAKKNPGEFGDCIDCTQCVQVCPTGIDIREGPQIGCITCALCIDACDKVMADIGRPRGLIDYATLEDCEREAAGEEPRSPWRTILHPRTIAYSLIWAGIGGAMLFALGVRSHTDISVSPDRNPPYMLMSDGSIRNSYTLKLRNMESRPRDMEIAIDGLPGGMMWTDTINRDEAASTQIFTVPADQTRTVRAYVVAPADVSARDFTFRITSQDPQRETDTAETRFDAPGESQ, from the coding sequence ATGAGCAACCCTGACACGCCCGATGGCACAAACAAGCCGGCCCGCGGCCACGATGACGACGACGCCGTCGTGGTCGCGGACGGCATCGCAAAGACCAACGAACCGGTCAGCAGCGCCGTAGCCGAGCCCGGCGCCGCCACCCGGCGACACGAACCGCACGAGCCGCCGCGCCAGCACCTGCCGGAAAAGCTCTACGAAGCGCGCCAGAAGGTCCACAACAAGCGGATCGACGGCCCCTTCCGCCGCTTCAAGTGGCTGATGATGGTGATCACGCTCGGCATCTATTACGTCACGCCGTGGATCCGCTGGGATCGCGGGCCCTATGCGCCCGATCAGGCGGTGCTGGTCGATCTCGCCCACCGTCGCTTCTACATGTTCGGCATCGAGATCTGGCCGCAGGAATTCTATTTCGTCGCCGGTCTGCTGATCATGGCCGGGATCGGCCTGTTCCTCGTCACCAGCGCCGTCGGCCGCGCATGGTGCGGCTATGCCTGCCCGCAAACCGTCTGGACCGACCTGTTCCAGCATGTCGACCGCTTCATCGACGGCGATCGCAACGCGCGCATGCGGCTCGATGCCGCGCCCTGGACCTGGGGCAAGGTGTTCCGCCGCGGCTTCAAATGGGCGATCTACGCACTGATCGGCCTGGTGACCGGCGGCGCGTGGATCCTCTATTTTGCCGACGCGCCCACGCTATTGCGCGATTTCTTCGCCGGGGAAGCCGCGCCGGTCGCCTATATCACCGTCGCGATCCTGACGCTGACCACCGTCACTCTGGGCGGTTTCATGCGCGAGCAGGTGTGCATCTACATGTGCCCCTGGCCGCGCATCCAGTCGGCCATGCTCGACGAGAAGTCGCTGATCGTCACCTACAAGGACTGGCGCGGCGAACCGCGTGGCAGTCTCAAGAAGGCGAAGAAGAATCCGGGCGAGTTCGGCGATTGCATCGATTGCACCCAGTGCGTGCAGGTGTGCCCGACCGGGATCGACATTCGCGAAGGGCCGCAGATCGGCTGCATCACCTGCGCGCTGTGCATCGATGCCTGCGACAAGGTGATGGCCGATATCGGCCGTCCGCGCGGATTGATCGATTATGCCACGCTCGAGGATTGCGAACGCGAAGCGGCGGGCGAAGAGCCGCGTTCCCCGTGGCGCACGATCCTGCATCCGCGCACGATCGCCTATTCCCTGATCTGGGCCGGGATCGGCGGCGCGATGCTGTTCGCCCTCGGCGTGCGCAGCCACACCGACATCAGCGTCTCGCCCGACCGCAATCCGCCCTATATGCTGATGAGCGATGGCTCGATCCGCAATTCCTACACGCTCAAGCTGCGCAACATGGAAAGTCGCCCGCGCGATATGGAAATCGCGATCGACGGCTTGCCCGGCGGGATGATGTGGACCGATACGATCAATCGCGATGAAGCCGCGTCGACGCAGATCTTCACCGTGCCGGCAGACCAGACGCGGACGGTGCGGGCCTATGTGGTCGCTCCCGCAGACGTCAGCGCGCGCGATTTCACCTTCCGCATTACCTCGCAGGATCCGCAGCGCGAAACCGACACAGCCGAAACGCGCTTCGATGCACCGGGAGAAAGCCAATGA